The Pedobacter mucosus genome window below encodes:
- a CDS encoding RagB/SusD family nutrient uptake outer membrane protein, with protein MKNFISKGFVLVSLLALSTSCQKSLDEYNPTGITAESVFTTPEGFETLVNAAYSYQRWWYGKEEGFGISEMGTDLWMSGAGDAYTDLTQYLNLQATNGAITTEWQQLYAAVNLCNAGINRIQEAGLSTTQRPIREAELKFLRAFYYWHIVETWGGVHFTLDEIKGTITTANKTPVATFNNQIIEDLLFAITRLPNTTTDYGRVTKPAAQAFLARMYLTQKKYAQARDMALAVINGGYGFVLLPNYADLWKMSNLKNKEVVYAVNYSVNLALNDLTDPILNPLGHGRGSNSGHLLYTMKYDDQPGMVRDIANGRPFNRYMPTRFLLDLYSSADNRYEGSYKTTWFANGASRPTGMAIGDTAVFTSKNVFAPSGKLYKIYDRNAVYNTNGTVKDQLHYVSLNKFDDPTRTSANEAQSARDVYVIRFSELYLIAAEAEFSLGNNAQSAGYLNVVRSRAAKTGQLAAMQVLPAQVTLDLILDERAREFAGEQIRWFDLKRTGKLTERVKLYNPNLASNIQEFHSVRPIPRSQVDAVSNKDEFKQNPGYQ; from the coding sequence ATGAAAAATTTTATATCAAAAGGGTTTGTCTTGGTTAGCCTACTAGCCCTTTCTACTTCATGCCAAAAATCACTTGATGAATATAATCCAACGGGAATTACTGCAGAAAGTGTTTTCACGACACCAGAAGGATTTGAAACCTTGGTTAACGCCGCTTATTCTTATCAAAGATGGTGGTATGGAAAGGAAGAGGGGTTTGGTATTTCTGAAATGGGAACCGATCTTTGGATGAGTGGGGCTGGAGATGCATACACTGATCTTACGCAATACTTAAATCTTCAGGCCACTAATGGAGCCATCACAACCGAGTGGCAACAACTGTACGCAGCGGTAAATTTATGTAATGCCGGAATAAATAGAATTCAAGAAGCAGGATTATCAACTACACAACGCCCTATTAGAGAAGCCGAATTAAAGTTTCTTAGAGCTTTTTATTATTGGCATATTGTGGAAACCTGGGGGGGCGTTCATTTTACCTTGGACGAAATAAAGGGAACCATTACAACGGCCAACAAAACACCAGTAGCGACATTTAATAATCAAATAATTGAGGATCTCCTTTTTGCCATTACTAGGCTGCCAAACACGACAACTGATTATGGAAGGGTGACAAAGCCAGCAGCTCAAGCTTTTTTAGCAAGAATGTACCTTACTCAAAAAAAATATGCACAGGCACGTGATATGGCACTGGCTGTGATTAATGGAGGATATGGTTTTGTGCTTTTGCCCAATTATGCTGATTTGTGGAAAATGTCAAATTTAAAAAATAAAGAGGTGGTATACGCCGTAAATTACTCTGTAAATTTAGCATTGAACGATCTGACAGATCCAATACTCAATCCTTTAGGCCATGGGAGAGGCAGTAATAGTGGTCATCTTCTATATACAATGAAATATGATGACCAGCCTGGAATGGTTCGTGATATTGCCAACGGGCGCCCTTTTAACCGCTATATGCCTACAAGATTTCTTTTAGATCTTTATAGTAGTGCAGATAATAGATATGAAGGATCTTATAAAACCACTTGGTTTGCCAACGGTGCTTCTCGTCCAACAGGTATGGCAATTGGCGATACAGCAGTGTTCACTTCCAAAAATGTTTTTGCACCATCTGGAAAGTTGTATAAGATTTATGATCGTAATGCTGTTTACAATACAAATGGTACAGTTAAAGATCAACTCCATTATGTTTCATTAAATAAATTTGATGATCCCACCAGGACAAGTGCTAATGAAGCACAAAGTGCTCGAGATGTTTATGTAATTCGTTTTTCGGAGCTTTATCTTATTGCAGCAGAGGCCGAATTTTCTCTTGGTAATAATGCTCAATCAGCAGGTTATTTAAATGTGGTTAGAAGCCGTGCTGCAAAAACAGGTCAGCTTGCTGCGATGCAGGTCTTGCCAGCGCAAGTAACGTTAGATCTTATTTTGGACGAGCGGGCTAGGGAATTTGCTGGTGAACAAATTAGATGGTTCGACCTTAAACGAACAGGTAAGCTTACTGAGCGTGTTAAACTATATAATCCTAATTTGGCTTCGAACATTCAAGAGTTTCATTCTGTAAGACCAATTCCTCGTTCGCAGGTTGATGCGGTGAGTAATAAAGATGAGTTTAAACAAAATCCAGGCTATCAATAA
- a CDS encoding SDR family NAD(P)-dependent oxidoreductase: protein MSNNVKKIMVTGASNGIGLALTKKLLLEGMEVFAVTRSGEITGVSNDKLTIIKGDISNDASIGEVADFLSKHEIKLDYLINNAGVGVDLMDEVPTADLMRASFDTNTIGTVLFTEAVLPYLNNGAHVVFLSTAMALIRNVGPSAPAYRMSKVALNIYVVMLSERLAGQDIKVTPLHPGWVQTRMGGETAPVTIENSVNGIYKAILENTETGKFWNVDIAGIEAY, encoded by the coding sequence ATGAGTAATAACGTAAAAAAAATAATGGTAACAGGTGCAAGCAATGGAATTGGCTTGGCACTTACCAAAAAACTTTTGCTTGAGGGCATGGAAGTTTTCGCGGTAACCCGTTCTGGTGAAATCACTGGTGTGAGCAACGATAAGCTTACCATAATTAAAGGTGATATTAGTAATGATGCAAGTATTGGAGAGGTTGCTGATTTCTTAAGTAAACACGAGATCAAGTTGGATTATTTGATAAACAATGCTGGTGTGGGCGTTGATCTTATGGACGAGGTACCAACTGCAGATTTAATGAGGGCATCTTTTGATACCAATACAATCGGGACAGTTTTATTTACCGAGGCCGTGTTGCCTTACTTAAACAATGGTGCACACGTTGTATTTCTTTCAACCGCAATGGCATTAATTCGTAATGTTGGCCCATCAGCACCAGCTTATCGCATGTCAAAAGTTGCACTTAATATTTATGTAGTAATGCTTAGCGAGCGTCTTGCGGGCCAAGATATTAAAGTTACACCACTTCACCCGGGATGGGTACAAACTAGAATGGGCGGCGAAACTGCTCCGGTAACCATTGAGAATTCGGTAAACGGCATTTACAAAGCTATACTTGAAAATACCGAAACTGGTAAGTTTTGGAATGTGGATATCGCTGGAATCGAGGCATATTAA
- a CDS encoding tautomerase family protein — MPHITIKTYPGVTEEQKQKLTQAIINDVITITGKNEAAISIDIIEVPENEWMEKVYDPNIKPNLDRLYKKPGY; from the coding sequence ATGCCACATATTACAATTAAGACTTATCCAGGTGTAACCGAGGAACAAAAACAAAAATTGACACAAGCAATCATTAATGATGTAATTACGATTACCGGAAAGAACGAAGCTGCTATTTCTATCGATATTATTGAGGTTCCGGAAAACGAATGGATGGAAAAAGTTTACGATCCGAATATTAAACCTAATCTCGATAGACTCTATAAAAAGCCAGGCTATTAA
- a CDS encoding nuclear transport factor 2 family protein has translation MNKPNQKLELSRTVEAFAGALNAADATSLQSFFTGDGKFMPEGKETIETKQLETSGVNYLNTNSFQIEYEVLDISIDDNFASVMAIGKTSEKRQGEDVKTTKTSRDFFVFKKVDEAWKIHRYIFNNVSLA, from the coding sequence ATGAATAAACCAAATCAAAAACTTGAGTTAAGCCGAACAGTTGAGGCATTCGCGGGCGCGTTGAACGCTGCTGATGCAACTTCACTTCAATCTTTTTTTACAGGTGACGGCAAGTTTATGCCTGAGGGAAAAGAGACAATCGAAACGAAACAACTGGAAACAAGTGGCGTCAATTATTTAAATACGAATTCGTTCCAAATTGAATATGAAGTGTTAGATATCAGCATTGATGATAATTTCGCATCAGTTATGGCTATTGGTAAAACTTCAGAAAAAAGGCAAGGTGAGGATGTTAAAACAACAAAAACCAGCAGAGATTTTTTTGTGTTTAAAAAAGTGGATGAAGCATGGAAAATCCACCGCTATATCTTCAATAATGTTAGCCTTGCTTAG
- a CDS encoding Crp/Fnr family transcriptional regulator, with amino-acid sequence MNPYNNDQLTDAQSMLINSFSAVFPLSPDARAAAKQVFSERNYKRKGLLLQEGDVCKFYTFVVSGCFKMYAVDQNGVEHNLQFAVENEWIADFQSFYDQKASLLYIEAIEPAKVLQIEHDDLLYLYAHFPIFDRNFRIIIERKFIRLQERILQNISYTADERYYNFQQRYPDLIQRLPGTQIASYLGITSEFLSKIKKKISKK; translated from the coding sequence TTGAACCCCTATAACAACGATCAACTTACGGATGCCCAGTCTATGTTGATCAATTCTTTTAGTGCTGTTTTCCCGCTTTCACCAGATGCAAGGGCGGCTGCAAAGCAGGTTTTCAGCGAACGTAATTATAAGCGTAAGGGGTTGTTGCTGCAAGAGGGTGATGTTTGTAAGTTCTATACTTTTGTAGTTTCAGGGTGCTTTAAAATGTATGCAGTCGACCAAAATGGTGTGGAGCATAATTTACAGTTTGCTGTAGAAAACGAATGGATTGCTGATTTTCAAAGCTTTTATGACCAAAAGGCAAGCCTACTTTATATTGAGGCGATCGAACCTGCTAAGGTGTTACAGATTGAGCATGATGACCTGCTATACCTGTATGCCCATTTTCCAATTTTTGATCGTAATTTCAGGATTATAATAGAACGTAAATTTATCAGGCTTCAGGAACGGATACTTCAGAATATCAGTTACACAGCTGACGAACGGTATTACAATTTCCAGCAGCGTTACCCAGACCTGATTCAGCGGTTGCCTGGTACGCAGATTGCATCTTATCTGGGTATTACTTCCGAATTCCTGAGCAAGATTAAAAAGAAGATCAGCAAAAAATAG
- a CDS encoding zinc-binding alcohol dehydrogenase family protein: protein MKAVVLHQPGNADQLILEELSIPIPNQDQVLIKVNAFGLNRSELMTRKGLSPDVSFPRVLGIECVGEVENDPSGTFKQGQKVAAFMGNMGRLFDGSYAEYTVLPKAILSSFESTLSWEILGALPEMFQTAYGSLHLALDIKPGETLLIRGGTSSVGLLAAQLAKIAGAKVISTTRDETKRHLLLENGADQVLIDNGELLEQFTTGRIPKVDKVLELVGTTTLKDSLVCTAAFGKVCMTGMLSEQWSVQDFDPMGYIPATVSLTVYDSGQFRVEEKLFQDFITQVEEGLITPPIKKVFNLEEIVAAHQFMESNAGGGKIVVLT, encoded by the coding sequence ATGAAAGCAGTTGTGTTGCATCAACCGGGGAATGCCGATCAGCTTATATTAGAAGAACTGTCAATTCCAATTCCTAATCAAGATCAGGTACTGATAAAAGTGAATGCTTTTGGCTTAAACCGATCGGAGCTGATGACCAGAAAAGGCTTATCGCCCGATGTTTCTTTCCCTAGGGTATTGGGCATAGAATGTGTAGGCGAAGTAGAAAATGACCCATCCGGAACTTTTAAGCAAGGACAAAAAGTAGCTGCTTTTATGGGTAACATGGGGAGGCTTTTTGATGGAAGTTATGCCGAATATACAGTGTTACCAAAAGCTATCCTCTCCTCTTTTGAAAGTACATTATCATGGGAGATTCTTGGTGCATTGCCTGAAATGTTCCAAACAGCTTATGGTTCGCTACATCTTGCTCTGGACATAAAACCCGGCGAAACTTTGCTTATCAGGGGCGGAACTTCGTCCGTTGGTTTATTGGCCGCTCAATTAGCGAAAATAGCTGGAGCTAAAGTAATCTCTACCACCAGAGATGAAACAAAAAGGCATTTACTATTAGAAAATGGAGCTGATCAGGTGCTGATAGATAATGGCGAATTATTGGAACAATTTACGACCGGGCGAATCCCGAAAGTTGATAAGGTTTTGGAGTTAGTTGGCACTACAACCTTAAAAGATTCTTTAGTTTGTACGGCTGCATTCGGTAAAGTTTGCATGACGGGGATGCTTTCTGAGCAATGGTCTGTTCAGGATTTCGATCCAATGGGATATATCCCAGCAACGGTTAGTCTGACGGTTTATGATAGCGGTCAGTTCAGGGTTGAAGAAAAGCTGTTTCAAGATTTTATAACTCAGGTAGAGGAGGGACTAATTACTCCACCAATAAAGAAAGTTTTTAACCTTGAGGAAATTGTGGCAGCCCATCAATTTATGGAAAGCAATGCTGGTGGTGGAAAAATTGTTGTCCTAACATAA
- a CDS encoding NAD(P)-dependent alcohol dehydrogenase — MEITAAVVKEKGSNFELTKVNLDKPGAEEVLVKIVATGICHTDMVARDFIMGAPNFPVILGHEGSGIIEEVGADVHHLKVGDHVVLTYGFCGECEICRTGHPAYCYEFFGRNFSGADIEGNHHHHELDGTDINDNFFSQSSFATYSIAHKNNVVAVPKDAPLEILGPLGCGIQTGAGAIINTLNVKAGSSVVISGTGAVGLSAVMAAKALSATTIIAVDINEERLAFSKELGATHTINSLKENVQERIREILPLGVQYGVDTTGRNEVINNTLASLAPIGELAIIGVATKPLELETNVFLTKGYKIKFVNQGDSVSAEFIPKLIKMYQNGQFPFDKLIKQYAFEDINVAIEDSEKGRTIKAVLLIDKYATSV; from the coding sequence ATGGAAATTACAGCAGCTGTCGTAAAAGAAAAAGGCAGCAACTTCGAACTAACCAAAGTGAATTTGGATAAACCCGGAGCCGAAGAGGTACTGGTTAAAATTGTGGCAACAGGAATTTGCCATACAGATATGGTTGCACGTGATTTTATAATGGGCGCACCAAACTTTCCCGTAATTCTTGGTCATGAGGGATCTGGTATTATTGAAGAAGTAGGGGCAGATGTGCATCACCTTAAAGTAGGCGATCATGTGGTTTTAACTTATGGTTTTTGTGGAGAATGTGAAATCTGTCGCACCGGACACCCAGCTTATTGTTATGAGTTCTTTGGACGTAATTTTTCCGGTGCCGACATAGAGGGCAATCATCACCATCACGAACTGGATGGTACTGATATCAACGATAACTTTTTCTCTCAGTCATCTTTTGCAACTTATTCAATAGCACATAAGAACAATGTAGTTGCTGTACCAAAAGATGCTCCTCTAGAAATTTTAGGTCCACTAGGATGTGGAATTCAAACTGGCGCTGGAGCCATTATTAACACACTAAATGTTAAAGCGGGTAGTTCTGTTGTAATCAGCGGAACTGGAGCGGTAGGCCTTTCAGCGGTTATGGCTGCAAAAGCCCTTTCTGCCACAACTATTATTGCCGTAGACATCAACGAAGAACGATTGGCTTTCTCAAAGGAACTTGGTGCTACGCATACCATCAACTCTCTAAAAGAAAATGTGCAAGAAAGAATTCGCGAGATTCTGCCTCTTGGCGTTCAATATGGCGTAGATACAACAGGCAGAAACGAGGTGATTAACAATACCTTGGCAAGCCTTGCTCCAATTGGAGAATTGGCCATTATCGGTGTTGCGACCAAGCCACTTGAACTTGAAACCAATGTTTTCTTAACCAAAGGGTATAAAATCAAATTTGTAAATCAGGGTGATAGTGTATCTGCTGAATTTATTCCCAAACTGATTAAAATGTATCAGAACGGTCAGTTCCCGTTTGATAAACTGATTAAACAGTACGCTTTTGAGGATATCAATGTAGCTATTGAAGATTCTGAAAAAGGCAGAACAATTAAGGCAGTGCTCTTAATTGATAAATATGCAACTTCTGTATAA
- a CDS encoding PPC domain-containing DNA-binding protein, with translation MKTLLKSAGMILTILFLTNSLHAQIYADPTKVPQDGKAPGLKFKLLSETKDTKTYMLVFAKGDEVVAGITEFAKKNNIKSASYSGLGDALAIKVGWFNYTEKKFKVINVDTAEITSLKGHIAWFKGKPVAHTHLSAAIEDGSVKGGHLLELISGPTVEIVLTTQPITLYKKLDPEYDAALIDFDIKGNK, from the coding sequence ATGAAAACTCTTTTAAAAAGTGCAGGGATGATTCTGACCATCTTATTCCTGACCAATAGTTTACATGCTCAAATATATGCTGACCCTACTAAGGTTCCTCAAGACGGAAAGGCCCCGGGATTGAAATTTAAACTTTTAAGCGAAACTAAGGATACCAAAACTTACATGTTGGTGTTTGCCAAAGGTGATGAGGTTGTAGCTGGAATTACCGAATTCGCTAAGAAAAATAATATAAAAAGTGCCTCATATAGTGGGTTAGGGGATGCATTAGCTATAAAGGTTGGATGGTTTAATTATACCGAGAAGAAATTTAAGGTTATTAATGTTGATACGGCGGAAATAACTTCCCTTAAAGGACACATTGCTTGGTTTAAAGGAAAACCGGTTGCGCATACACATTTAAGTGCTGCCATTGAAGATGGAAGTGTAAAGGGTGGCCATCTTTTAGAATTAATCTCCGGACCGACCGTTGAAATAGTGCTAACAACACAGCCAATAACTCTTTATAAGAAACTGGACCCCGAATATGATGCCGCTTTAATTGATTTTGATATCAAGGGAAACAAATAA
- a CDS encoding winged helix-turn-helix domain-containing protein produces MKQNLQKYSGKLPLKYWIADNIIQDIEKGLFKQNSKLSSINHYSKQTGVSRDTVEKAYVRLKELGYITSAPGKGFYVNTVLSSKLRIMILLEDIDEHRAAICKEIILKTSNFAHAEIRLFFQNLKLLQEHIEQGIGNYHYYIIWHTIMPISDLNMESILGIIPVNKLIQIDKLTSESNAQEILQGVLARIVIP; encoded by the coding sequence ATGAAGCAAAATCTTCAAAAATATTCTGGCAAACTTCCTTTAAAATATTGGATAGCAGACAATATTATTCAAGATATTGAGAAAGGTTTGTTCAAGCAAAATTCAAAATTAAGCTCGATTAATCATTATAGTAAGCAAACTGGGGTTTCAAGAGACACAGTAGAAAAAGCGTATGTTAGGTTAAAAGAACTTGGGTATATTACTTCTGCACCAGGCAAAGGATTTTATGTAAATACTGTACTATCTTCTAAATTAAGAATCATGATCTTATTAGAAGACATCGATGAACACAGAGCAGCAATATGTAAGGAAATAATTCTCAAAACTTCTAACTTTGCTCACGCGGAAATACGTCTATTCTTTCAAAATTTAAAGCTGCTCCAAGAACATATTGAACAAGGTATAGGTAATTACCATTATTATATTATATGGCATACTATTATGCCCATTTCGGATCTAAATATGGAATCCATTCTAGGAATAATACCTGTTAATAAACTTATTCAAATTGATAAATTAACTTCTGAATCTAATGCACAAGAAATTTTGCAAGGTGTGCTAGCACGTATTGTTATACCATAA
- a CDS encoding MFS transporter, with the protein MAKPQHFKSWILNYEWAIRIGLFLILLSALVQFGMFALSQNYMISYLGAQPEDISFALLLTYAGIISILPVQFRFLRFFETRAYLLTNIILAIILNALCLYCDDLIFFFILRFSQGILVGSTAACILTLIFTRLHSERMQAIGSAVFYGTILGNTVAIGLVGALVVNVTDWRQTYIILILFQTFILLIILVMLRGSNGVKKYPLFQIDWQGAVIFGFAAVSFAYTLIYGSKYYWLGDMRIRYSLLIFVVSLSLFIYRQLSLKRPLIHLTILTKKNVLLGLTLLAIYYGGKDTINLVYGYTINVLKWDSLQVMFLGCCNVGAMILSLTLSTRLMLAKRHSARIYMIAGFLVMGIYNLWIYQIITPDLSFFDLLFPICLQGIASGLLFVPLIIFILSSAPPQTGTTGIVVAAYARFMSSLNSIAGFYNLQLYYNQYFKLSSLGNLVPENYKLSEQMSQYKQLYLSKGFSVDQAGTLASSALGQSIGIQSQLLTFRAIFIIIAIVMLVAMSLVLFVPMLNKTYLHWNRKMFTQPEKSK; encoded by the coding sequence ATGGCCAAACCGCAGCATTTTAAGTCATGGATATTGAATTATGAATGGGCCATTAGAATAGGTCTCTTTCTCATTTTGCTATCAGCGCTGGTACAGTTTGGTATGTTCGCCCTTAGCCAGAACTACATGATCAGTTATCTTGGTGCCCAACCAGAGGATATTTCCTTTGCGTTGCTGTTAACATATGCAGGCATCATTTCGATATTACCAGTACAGTTTAGGTTTCTTCGGTTCTTTGAAACCAGAGCTTACCTTTTAACCAACATTATCTTGGCCATCATTTTGAATGCACTTTGTTTGTATTGTGATGACCTGATCTTTTTTTTCATCCTCCGTTTTTCGCAGGGAATTCTTGTAGGCAGTACTGCTGCCTGCATCCTAACGCTTATTTTTACCAGACTCCATTCAGAAAGGATGCAAGCCATCGGATCGGCTGTTTTTTATGGGACGATTCTGGGCAATACGGTTGCCATAGGCCTTGTTGGTGCACTTGTGGTGAATGTTACAGATTGGCGACAGACGTATATTATCCTGATATTATTCCAAACATTTATTCTATTGATTATTTTGGTCATGCTCCGCGGATCCAATGGCGTAAAAAAATATCCGCTCTTTCAAATAGATTGGCAGGGTGCGGTTATTTTCGGGTTTGCTGCAGTTTCTTTTGCTTATACGCTAATCTATGGATCAAAATATTATTGGCTTGGCGATATGCGGATTCGCTATTCGCTCCTGATTTTTGTGGTTTCGCTATCGCTTTTCATTTATCGCCAATTATCCTTAAAAAGACCATTAATACATTTAACAATTCTCACCAAAAAAAATGTACTGCTCGGATTAACCTTGCTAGCCATATATTATGGAGGAAAGGATACCATAAATCTGGTGTATGGATATACGATAAACGTACTTAAATGGGATAGCCTGCAGGTGATGTTTTTGGGTTGCTGTAACGTTGGGGCGATGATTTTATCACTAACACTTTCCACCCGATTAATGCTCGCGAAACGCCATTCAGCAAGAATATATATGATTGCTGGATTTTTGGTAATGGGCATCTATAACCTTTGGATTTATCAAATTATCACTCCTGATTTGTCCTTTTTCGACCTTTTATTTCCCATTTGTTTGCAGGGCATTGCGTCGGGATTATTGTTTGTTCCACTAATTATTTTCATACTTTCTTCTGCACCACCGCAAACTGGTACAACGGGAATAGTGGTTGCCGCTTATGCCAGATTTATGAGCTCGCTAAATTCGATAGCTGGATTTTATAATCTGCAGCTTTATTACAACCAATATTTTAAGTTAAGTTCGCTCGGCAATTTGGTTCCAGAAAACTACAAGCTTAGCGAACAGATGAGCCAATACAAACAGCTATATTTGAGTAAGGGTTTTTCCGTAGATCAGGCAGGAACATTGGCCTCATCAGCACTGGGACAAAGCATCGGGATCCAATCTCAACTGCTTACTTTTAGGGCAATTTTTATAATTATTGCCATAGTGATGTTGGTTGCTATGAGCCTGGTTTTATTTGTACCAATGTTAAACAAAACCTACCTGCACTGGAATAGAAAAATGTTTACCCAACCAGAAAAAAGCAAATAA
- a CDS encoding PPC domain-containing DNA-binding protein, producing MDLREYRSAENTVETGNAPGMKVKLLSEVGGVKTYLILFSQGDEIVSGLTGFAKDCNIKSAHYSGIGSGYSAELGWFDFDRSQYLVNPVGITEVTSLIGNIAWYKGSPVTHTHATVALEDGSVKGGHLLSMIAGPTIEIFLTAEPTSLFKRLDPNIKAVFIDTNLTEAS from the coding sequence ATGGATTTAAGAGAATATAGATCTGCAGAAAATACTGTAGAAACTGGTAATGCTCCTGGAATGAAAGTGAAATTGTTAAGTGAAGTTGGTGGGGTAAAAACTTACCTTATCCTCTTTTCACAGGGTGATGAAATCGTTTCTGGTCTAACCGGATTTGCCAAGGATTGTAATATTAAAAGTGCGCACTATAGTGGAATTGGCAGCGGTTATAGTGCAGAGTTGGGTTGGTTTGACTTTGACCGTTCGCAATATCTTGTCAACCCGGTAGGTATAACGGAGGTAACATCATTAATTGGTAATATTGCCTGGTATAAAGGTTCGCCTGTAACTCATACACATGCGACTGTAGCACTTGAAGATGGCTCGGTAAAAGGCGGACATTTACTGTCCATGATTGCCGGTCCGACAATAGAAATTTTTCTGACTGCTGAACCGACCTCTCTTTTCAAAAGGCTTGATCCCAATATCAAGGCAGTTTTTATCGATACTAACCTCACGGAAGCCTCTTAA
- a CDS encoding DinB family protein has product MKILKRISALILFTLFFASAHAQTKTEDIIKNWERPKSYTKEYLDAMPDASYSLKPTPEMRSFADQMLHLSDTNYAFVSAATGEKSPAAMGGLEKGTNKTKAIVIKETLVSYDFAIAGIKKLTAAQLPEKIKLFGQFDLTKEQVLEKAFEHQTHQRGQSTVYLRLAKVTPPAEKLF; this is encoded by the coding sequence ATGAAAATACTTAAACGAATTTCAGCCCTAATCCTTTTTACCTTATTTTTTGCAAGTGCTCATGCGCAGACAAAGACGGAAGACATTATTAAAAATTGGGAAAGACCCAAAAGCTACACCAAGGAATATTTAGATGCGATGCCTGATGCATCTTATTCATTAAAGCCAACTCCTGAGATGCGCTCTTTCGCAGATCAAATGTTGCACCTTTCTGATACCAATTATGCATTTGTGTCTGCTGCTACAGGCGAGAAAAGCCCAGCAGCAATGGGCGGACTTGAGAAAGGTACGAATAAAACAAAGGCAATAGTAATTAAGGAAACATTGGTGAGTTATGATTTTGCGATTGCTGGCATTAAAAAACTAACTGCTGCGCAACTACCAGAAAAGATCAAATTATTTGGTCAATTTGATCTTACAAAAGAACAGGTATTAGAGAAAGCCTTTGAGCACCAAACTCACCAGCGAGGACAAAGTACAGTATATTTACGATTAGCAAAAGTTACTCCACCAGCTGAGAAATTGTTTTAA
- a CDS encoding alpha/beta fold hydrolase, which translates to MKYSNFKGLLVLFFAVFLINGKVFSQKNTSLRAFMQVGPSPKNAIPYGNNPKAGHYIQSGDAKIYYEVYGKGKPFVILHGGIFGSTYEMGRFIDSLSKKYKVIAVSTRGHGKSEMGTVEPSYEQKAIDVNAILTTETKDSATVLGFSDGAYTSYFLAAAFPAKVKKVIAIGAGEWKKGSRPFALNRKMAFGLDSLYWQQQISLMPDSSKLDNWFTTMNNYYNSFGVGKQLFEKIKCPVLLMAGELDQNAPLQTVLDAYHMMPKVQLGIIPNAPHPAFLVNFDAVWADIVPFIGFQKLNNN; encoded by the coding sequence ATGAAATATTCAAACTTTAAAGGGCTGTTAGTGCTCTTCTTCGCTGTTTTCTTAATAAATGGAAAAGTTTTTTCGCAGAAAAATACTTCCCTTAGGGCTTTTATGCAAGTTGGTCCTTCGCCAAAAAATGCCATCCCTTATGGAAACAACCCTAAAGCAGGGCATTATATCCAATCTGGTGATGCAAAAATCTATTATGAGGTGTACGGGAAAGGAAAGCCTTTTGTTATTCTTCACGGAGGAATATTTGGTTCTACGTATGAAATGGGCAGGTTCATCGATAGTCTTTCAAAAAAATACAAGGTTATCGCAGTTTCTACAAGAGGGCATGGGAAATCGGAAATGGGTACAGTTGAACCAAGCTATGAACAAAAAGCGATAGATGTGAATGCAATACTCACCACTGAAACAAAGGATAGTGCGACGGTTCTGGGTTTTAGTGATGGTGCTTATACCAGTTATTTCCTGGCGGCGGCTTTTCCTGCAAAAGTTAAAAAAGTAATTGCTATTGGCGCAGGCGAATGGAAAAAAGGCTCGAGACCCTTTGCATTAAACAGAAAGATGGCTTTTGGCTTGGATAGCCTTTACTGGCAGCAACAAATTTCCTTAATGCCAGATTCTTCAAAGTTGGATAACTGGTTCACTACCATGAACAACTATTATAATTCGTTTGGCGTTGGAAAGCAACTTTTTGAGAAGATCAAATGTCCAGTGTTGCTAATGGCTGGAGAATTGGATCAAAATGCACCCCTACAAACCGTTTTAGATGCATACCATATGATGCCAAAGGTACAACTTGGTATCATTCCTAACGCACCTCATCCTGCATTTTTAGTCAACTTCGATGCCGTATGGGCAGATATTGTACCCTTTATTGGCTTTCAAAAATTAAATAATAATTAA